The Streptomyces durmitorensis genome contains the following window.
GCCCTTCGACGCCGCGTACGCCGCCTGTCGCACCTGCGAGGGCGAGGCGATGGCCGACTGGGTGCCGATGAACACCACCGAGCCGCCGCCCCGCTCCTTGAGCGCGGGCAGGCAGGCCCGCGTCATCCGCAGCGTGCCGAGGAGGTTCACGTCGATCACCTGCTGCCAGGTCGCGAAGTCCGCGTCCCGCACGCCCCCGAAGTAGCTGTCCCAGGCGGCCACATGGACCACCGCGTCGATCCCGCCGAAGCGCTCGCGCGCCAGCCCCGCCAGGGCCTCGCACTGGGTCTCGTCGGTGATGTCGGTCGCGCGGTACGCCGTCCGCGTGCCCTCGGGGTCGATCTCCGCGGCCGACTTCGCGAGGTTCGCCTCCGTGCGCGCCCCGAGGACGGCCCGGCCCCCGTCACGTACGACGGCGGCCGCCACCTGATGGCCGAGACCGGCACCGACCCCCGAGACGACGACGGTCTTTCCTTCGAGGAGCGACGGCATGGAGCGCCTCCCGGCTCTGGCAGTTTTGCTGACGGGGCGTCAGAGTATGGGCGTCCACCGGAGGAAGGAAGAGGGAGGAAGGGGAGAGGGATGAGCGAGGACACCCGCGGGAGCGCCCGCGAGGACACGCGCGACGGCACCCGCAGCGAGGTGTACGGCGAACTGGCCGCCGTCGGGCCCTACGGCGTGCACCCGGGCCACGCCCTGATCACCATGGTCGAGCCGCACCCGGGTCATGAGTACGCCTACAACCGCTGGTACGAGGACGACCACTACTACGCCGGCGCGATGGCGATGCCCTGGATGTACGCGGGCCGCCGCTGGGTCGCACCCCGGGAGCTCCAACTCCTGCGCCTGCCCGAGAAGTCGGCGGTCGCCGAGCCCCTGACCGCGGGCTGCTACCTCTCCACGTACTGGGTCACCGAGGGCCGCTACGACGAGCACATGAAGTGGACCGTCGGCATCAACAAGCGCCTCAACCGCGACGGCCGCGTCTACCAGGACCGCACGCACGTGTTCACGGCCTTCCAGGACCACGAGGCCACCGTCTACCGGGACGGGGCGGCAGGCCCCCGCGACTTCCACGCGCTCGACCACCCCTACCAGGGCCTGGTCCTCGAAGTCATCGACGCCGAATCGGGCGAGCAGCGCGACGAGCTCCTGGAGTGGCTGCGCGCCAAGCACCTGCCGCGCGCCCTGGCCGGGTCACCGGCCGCGATGGTGACCATCTTCCGGCCGACCCCGCTGCCGGGGGACCGGATGACGTACGTGAAGCAGGTCGAGGGAGTCGACACACGGCTGACGCTGCTCTGGTTCTTGCAGGCCGACCCGCGGGAGTGCTGGCAGGAGCACTTCGCCGGGCGGGCGGACGCGGTGGGGGAGTCAGGGATGGGGAGGGTGGAGCTGGTGGCGCCGTTCATTCCCACGGTGCCGGGAACGGATACGTACGTCGATCAGCTCCGGTAGAAAGCTCCGGTAGAAGGATCCGGTAGAAGCTCCGGTAGAAAAGGCCGAGCCCCCTCGGCCGGGACGGCGGGCCAGTCGAGAGGGCTCAATCGGTGCTGCTTATGCGGTTGTTGATCTCTCGCTGATCCTGTGGTGCTGTTGCGCGAGGGGTCGCCTATCAGCCGAGGTGTGTGGTCTCCCGGCCGACCTCGGAGACGAACGCGCGCCATGAGTCGGAGGGAAAGGCGAGGACGGGGCCCTCGGTGACCTTTGAGTCCCGGACCGAAATTGCCGTCGAAATCGGGGACTTGACCTCGACACATGCGCCGTTTCCCGTGGAATACGAGGACTTGACCCACGTATTCGTAGCGCCCTGATGAATTGCCATGGTTACTCCGGTTTGCCCAGTTGTTGAGTTGCGGTCACCGCCAAGTGCGGCTGCGCCAACAGGTGTTGCTTGATGGCGTGAATGACGCTACTCGCCAACATCGCCGAGTGAAGAGAGCGTTCACTCGACCGGATGGCATATTCCATTGGGGTCTTCCGCCTCGCCGAGGCCAAGGTGTACCGTGCGGCGCTTTCCCTTGCGGAGCGGTCGTATACGCGGTTCGTGATCTAGCGTGCGTACTCTTTCGCGATGTCTGCGATGAGTTGGCGTGATTGATCCACATTCAGGGCCTGTGCCCGCAGATGTTCGTACATCACGCTGTACTGCTGGACGTCGTTCGCCTTCTCCAGATAGAGATCGCTCGTGACGCCCTCGATGTAGACCACGCTGGAATCCGCGGCGTCCGGGAACTCGAGAATCGCGTACTGGCCGTTGAGGCCGGGGTGCGCGCCCATCTCGAAGGGAATCACCTGGACGGTCACGTGCGGCAGTTGGGACTGCTCCACGAGATGCTCCAGCTGGTCGCGCATGAGGTGCCGGGAGCCGACCACGCGGCGCAGCGCGGACTCGTCCAGGACGGTCCACAGACGCAGCGGATTCTCCGGGGCGCTGATGCGCTCCTGGCGGCGGACGCGGACCTGGACGCGCTTCTCGATGTCCGTCGGCGTGGTCTCCGGCAGCGCGCCGGTGATGAGCGCCTCCGCGTACGGACGGGTCTGGAGCAGGCCGGGGACGACCTGCGGGTCGTACACGCGCAGGGACGCCGCGTCCGTCTCCAGACCGATGTACACGCTGTACGGGATGTCGCCGAAGGAGTGCCACCAGCCCTGC
Protein-coding sequences here:
- a CDS encoding SDR family oxidoreductase — protein: MPSLLEGKTVVVSGVGAGLGHQVAAAVVRDGGRAVLGARTEANLAKSAAEIDPEGTRTAYRATDITDETQCEALAGLARERFGGIDAVVHVAAWDSYFGGVRDADFATWQQVIDVNLLGTLRMTRACLPALKERGGGSVVFIGTQSAIASPSQVRQAAYAASKGALTSAMYSLAHEVGPDRIRVNTVLPGWMWGPPVEAYVQFTAHTEGVPEEEVRGRLAERMALPELATDGDVADAAVFLASDRARAITGQSLLVNAGELMR
- a CDS encoding DUF397 domain-containing protein, which produces MAIHQGATNTWVKSSYSTGNGACVEVKSPISTAISVRDSKVTEGPVLAFPSDSWRAFVSEVGRETTHLG
- a CDS encoding helix-turn-helix domain-containing protein, whose translation is MASSVNPTVRRRRLGQELRRLRELKGMTAEEVAERLLVSQSKISRLENGRRSISQRDVRDLCGVYEVEDHRIVDSLMQMAKDSRQQGWWHSFGDIPYSVYIGLETDAASLRVYDPQVVPGLLQTRPYAEALITGALPETTPTDIEKRVQVRVRRQERISAPENPLRLWTVLDESALRRVVGSRHLMRDQLEHLVEQSQLPHVTVQVIPFEMGAHPGLNGQYAILEFPDAADSSVVYIEGVTSDLYLEKANDVQQYSVMYEHLRAQALNVDQSRQLIADIAKEYAR